One region of Podospora bellae-mahoneyi strain CBS 112042 chromosome 1 map unlocalized CBS112042p_1.2, whole genome shotgun sequence genomic DNA includes:
- the BBC1 gene encoding assembly of actin patch protein (COG:Z; EggNog:ENOG503NY4M), which produces MSFKVKALYEYNSGHEDDLIFSVGQIITVTDEEDADWYAGEYVDEAGNKQEGIFPRNFVEKYEPAAPPRPATRPQSKREHKPAAEAPIPAPESPKHEVAPEPEPEPLRSPSPEPTISSPPPASAPVPVPIQSAQAPASPPAPAPVPVPVAAPAPPVPQPTEAPSAAKSPPAPKPAAVVSKPSAGPPPVSDKPTGNSFKDRLALFNKAAAAPPAPFKPSGLSSGGGSSFIKKPFVAPPPSRHAYIPPVTQAPVAKVYRRDEDPEVKEQEAETLENAGKAGLVGNAAPTSSRNEGEAADDEPKPMSLKERLALLQKQQMETAARHAEAAAKKEKPKKPVKKRLDSHDATAAEGEATAPVPPPLERRDTEDTTGRGSLDESHPPRIPHPGRRRSSRGIEPNDGNEADMSGAGETTEGLEELTEKEENDVRLKHVATAAKQDDDEQADEEDEEEEEEEEEDIDPEVRRKEELRARMAKMSGGMGMPGMGIPGLFGAPAPMMPKKKKAAPEKHIEEHEEPVSPTARAPPVPMPGIPLPGLSRPPPPPERKQSAAEEVEDDEDEAQLQTPHQEAAPAQTPNEHSAPPPIPGGRSAPPPVPSLDSRPPPPPPTASAIKSPSEGSVSDDELSERPNDESDTPKPDVAHATRAPPPPPPGAGGSPPLPPTSPRAVPRRSHDESPPTSPSAPAIPRRDSRAPPPIPGAAPPLPTQSRPPPPPPTAAPPLRRDSTADTRPPPIPGAPPRDEDSGDEEEITEYEGDYDTDIASSVPHKDALKAHQRESSFEDIGPRSPTSEAPPLPSTAAPRVGPPPIPSQPPPPPSAPAPSRKSVDAPRTAPPPPPPPKEAPPAHYDDDEYDPYNYSSSSQAPPAVPSFPMPSPHVRQNEETSAHETLQFSPPPPPQNLRSPIPPPISSPPNRAPPPRKSLDVPRGSGGRRSVDVTRPSMESGFVANDIDLANQSGWWLQPNGLPSQLHGRKDIFFESEESTSSDPHQGGKTIVTRDIYVLFQDYSQTVITVRFNPQDPSDVQLDQRHEAPPRALRQDQLEESYERFGRAIGEAVHKLKDTVVGDGTPQGLIHELLRPHKDALHPVGTRAYGALVYSNLANASTSQNDEIRPGDIISIRNAKFQGKHGAMHAKYSVEVGKPDHVAVVGEWDGTKKKVRAWEQGRESKKVKLESFKLDDLRSGEVKIWRVMPRSWIGWEGGDNGGGATGGN; this is translated from the exons ATGTcgttcaaggtcaaggccTTGTACGAATACAACTCAGGCCACGAAGATGACCTCATTTTCAGCGTCGGCCAGATCATAACCGTGaccgacgaggaagatgccgATTGGTATGCGGGGGAGTACGTCGACGAGGCCGGCAACAAGCAAGAGGGTATTTTCCCCAGGAATTTCGTCGAAAAGTATGAGCCTGCAGCACCTCCTCGTCCGGCGACACGGCCCCAGTCCAAAAGGGAACATAAACCCGCCGCCGAAGCTCCGATTCCAGCCCCGGAATCTCCGAAGCACGAAGTTGCTCCGGAGCCTGAACCTGAGCCCTTGAGATCTCCCTCGCCCGAGCCGACAatttcctctcctccgccagcatCTGCGCCTGTTCCGGTGCCAATTCAATCTGCCCAAGCTCCCGCCTCCCCTCCGGCTCCCGCACCCGTCCCTGTTCCAGTGGCCGCGCCCGCACCTCCTGTTCCCCAGCCCACTGAGGCGCCGTCTGCCGCAAAGTCGCCCCCTGCGCCCAAGCCTGCTGCCGTTGTCTCCAAACCCAGTGCTGGACCTCCACCTGTCTCTGATAAGCCAACCGGAAATTCTTTCAAGGATCGTCTTGCTCTTTTCAACAAGGCAGCTGCAgccccccccgcccccttcaAGCCTAGCGGGCTAAGCTCAGGAGGCGGCTCGAGCTTCATCAAGAAGCCGTTTGTTGCCCCCCCTCCTAGCAGGCACGCCTATATTCCACCGGTCACCCAGGCCCCTGTTGCTAAAGTATATCGTCGCGATGAGGATCCGGAGGTCAAGGAGCAAGAAGCCGAAACGCTGGAGAATGCTGGAAAAGCGGGACTTGTTGGTAATGCggcaccaacctcatcaaggaATGAGGGTGAAGCCGCTGATGATGAACCCAAGCCCATGAGCTTGAAGGAGCGCctcgctcttctccaaaAGCAGCAAATGGAGACTGCGGCTCGTCATGCCGAGGCTGCtgcgaagaaggagaagcccaagaaaCCAGTGAAGAAACGTTTGGATAGCCACGATGCCACTGCCGCTGAAGGTGAAGCTACTGCTCCTGTTCCACCCCCTCTGGAGCGTCGCGACACCGAAGACACCACAGGCCGCGGCTCTCTGGATGAATCTCACCCACCTCGAATCCCGCACCCTGGGCGTCGCAGATCTTCAAGAGGAATCGAACCGAATGATGGTAATGAGGCTGATATGTCTGGGGCAGGCGAGACCACCGAGGGTCTGGAGGAGCTCaccgaaaaggaggaaaatgaCGTTAGACTAAAGCATGTTGCTACTGCCGCGAAACAAGACGATGATGAACaggctgatgaggaagatgaagaggaagaagaggaggaggaggaggatatcgacCCAGAGGTTCGGCGCAAGGAGGAACTGCGCGCAAGAATGGCCAAGATGTCAGGCGGTATGGGCATGCCGGGTATGGGCATCCCTGGGCTGTTTGGTGCCCCGGCACCTATGatgcccaagaagaagaaggccgcccCTGAGAAGCACATTGAGGAGCATGAGGAGCCGGTCTCGCCTACTGCCCGCGCGCCCCCCGTTCCTATGCCCGGCATTCCTTTGCCTGGGCTCTCgcgcccaccgccgcctccggaGCGAAAACAGTCTGCTGCCgaagaggtggaagatgacgaggacgaggcccAGCTGCAGACTCCCCATCAGGAAGCTGCGCCAGCCC AAACGCCTAATGAACATAGCGCACCCCCCCCTATTCCTGGCGGGAGATCAGCTCCCCCCCCTGTTCCTTCTCTGGACT CACgtccgccaccaccaccgccaactgCGTCGGCGATTAAGTCCCCCAGCGAAGGGTCGGTGTCTGACGACGAGCTCTCCGAAAGGCCCAACGATGAATCCGATACACCAAAACCTGATGTAGCCCATGCGACtagagctcctcctcctccaccacctggGGCTGGCGGTTctccaccactgccaccTACATCACCCCGGGCTGTCCCCCGTCGGTCTCATGATGAGAGCCCTCCAACTTCACCATCGGCACCTGCTATCCCCAGGCGCGACAGCAGGGCACCGCCTCCAATCCCTGGCGCCGCCCCTCCACTCCCCACACAGAgcagacctcctcctccgcctcccacAGCGGCGCCCCCGCTGCGTAGGGATTCAACGGCTGATACCCGGCCGCCCCCAATTCCCGGCGCACCACCAAGGGACGAGGATAGtggtgacgaagaagagatCACCGAATATGAGGGCGATTACGACACCGACATCGCCTCGTCGGTTCCCCACAAAGATGCGCTCAAGGCCCATCAGCGGGAGTCGAGTTTCGAGGATATCGGACCGAGATCGCCAACGAGTGAGGCGCCCCCGCTTCCTTCCACAGCGGCCCCGAGAGTAGGGCCTCCTCCAATTCCCAGTcagcctccccctccaccaagtGCGCCAGCGCCCTCGCGCAAGTCTGTAGATGCGCCCCGCAcagccccccctccccctcccccgccgaaAGAGGCGCCGCCTGCTCACtacgatgatgatgagtaCGATCCATACAACTATAGTTCGTCTTCTCAGGCACCTCCAGCTGTTCCGTCATTCCCGATGCCCTCTCCGCATGTCAGGCAGAACGAGGAGACATCGGCGCATGAGACCCTCCAGTTTtccccgccacctcctcctcagaacCTGAGGTCGCCTATCCCCCCTCCTATTTCCTCACCGCCAAACCGAGCTCCTCCGCCGAGAAAGTCGCTGGATGTCCCCCGTGGTAGCGGTGGAAGACGTTCGGTCGATGTTACTCGGCCTTCCATGGAGTCTGGGTTTGTTGCTAATGACATTGATCTAGCCAACCAGTCAGGATGGTGGCTGCAGCCCAACGGCCTGCCTTCGCAGCTCCACGGCCGCAAGGATATCTTCTTCGAGTCTGAAGAATCAACCTCCTCTGATCCCCACCAGGGCGGCAAGACAATTGTGACTCGGGATATCTATGTGTTGTTCCAGGACTACTCCCAGACCGTTATCACCGTTCGTTTCAACCCCCAGGACCCGTCCGATGTCCAGCTCGACCAACGTCACGAGGCCCCACCACGAGCCTTGCGTCAGGACCAGCTTGAGGAAAGCTACGAGCGGTTTGGTCGTGCCATCGGCGAGGCCGTCCACAAGCTGAAGGACACCGTTGTAGGCGATGGGACTCCACAAGGACTCATTCACGAGCTGCTGCGTCCCCACAAGGACGCTCTTCACCCTGTCGGCACGCGTGCCTATGGCGCCCTGGTGTACAGCAACCTTGCCAACGCTAGCACAAGCCAGAACGACGAGATCCGCCCCGGcgacatcatcagcatccgCAACGCCAAGTTCCAAGGCAAGCACGGCGCCATGCACGCCAAGTACAGCGTCGAGGTAGGCAAACCTGACCACGTCGCTGTCGTGGGCGAATGGGAtggcaccaagaagaaggtcagGGCTTGGGAGCAGGGCCGTGAGagcaagaaggtcaagctGGAAAGTTTCAAGCTTGACGACCTGAGGAGCGGTGAGGTCAAGATTTGGAGGGTGATGCCTAGGAGCTGGATTGGATGGGAGGGTGGCGATaatggtggaggagcaacCGGCGGGAATTAG
- a CDS encoding uncharacterized protein (EggNog:ENOG503NWMD; MEROPS:MER0011785; COG:S) yields the protein MLKSTNSTSLLLRIPKLASSVFAGPPSEKTGTASPSKESSSRMSTESVSASTDTSSSIPPPTTQPLLFPTHRKKNPSHQYHPQHHAEGAPRKHTPRMMAFPLGYKEAAHQWWTSLSSRQAEQNVLSFIPHVREATGLSVGARLLDLANTDPFGQRVWRSSMVQLSGKNRALNEFSIEREGEDVANTLVMLHGYGAGLGFFYKNFEPLTRLPGWKLYALDMLGMGNSSRPPFKVHAKTQKEKIAEAESWFIDALEEWRKIRKLEKFTLMGHSMGGYLAVSYALKYPGHLNKLILVSPVGIPEDPWAVNADMPEPETSTMAAEFTQDQESIVHQTPAGQNAEYVNAKASDKKSVASQPNTSTTPPKRPLPGWLVWLWDANVSPFSIVRFAGPLGPRFVSGWTARRFNHLPSPEKQALHDYSYALFRQRGSGEYALPYLLAPGAYARSPVINRIQDVGRQVISPKTETTPEVKEHGFPIVFMYGENDWMDVAGGYAAEEKIKKRIEKELLEEGGAEKENGSVKVVVVRKAGHHLYVDNPEEFNEVVRRELKETMMVNQRRRN from the exons ATGCTCAAGTCTACTAACTCTACAAGTCTTTTGCTGCGTATTCCTAAGCTCGCCTCGTCCGTGTTTGCCGGTCCGCCCTCGGAAAAGACTGGAACAGCAAGTCCCTCAAAGGAGTCGAGCAGCCGAATGTCCACCGAATCGGTCTCTGCCTCTACGGATACTTCTTCCTCGATCCCGCCACCTACAACACAGCCTCTCCTTTTCCCTACGCACCGCAAAAAGAACCCGTCGCATCAATATCACCCTCAGCACCACGCTGAAGGTGCACCGAGAAAACACACGCCCAGAATGATGGCATTTCCCCTAGGTTACAAGGAGGCGGCGCACCAATGG TGGACTAGCCTATCATCGCGACAAGCCGAACAGAATGTACTCTCATTTATTCCTCACGTTCGCGAAGCCACCGGCCTAAGTGTCGGCGCGCGCCTCCTAGATCTCGCCAACACCGATCCTTTCGGCCAGCGAGTCTGGCGATCATCAATGGTGCAGCTGTCGGGGAAGAACCGTGCCCTGAATGAGTTCTCAATCGAAAGGGAGGGCGAAGATGTGGCCAACACCCTTGTCATGCTGCACGGATACGGCGCCGGGCTGGGTTTTTTCTACAAGAACTTTGAACCCCTCACCAGATTACCTGGCTGGAAATTATACGCGCTGGATATGCTAGGGATGGGCAACTCCTCCCGCCCGCCGTTCAAGGTCCACGCCAAAAcacaaaaagagaaaatcgccgaggccgagagTTGGTTCATTGACGCGCTCGAAGAATGGCGCAAGATTCGCAAGCTCGAAAAGTTCACATTGATGGGCCATTCAATGGGCGGCTACCTCGCCGTTTCTTACGCCCTCAAGTACCCCGGCCACCTCAACAAACTGATTTTGGTGTCACCGGTGGGTATCCCGGAGGATCCCTGGGCAGTCAACGCCGACATGCCCGAGCCCGAAACCTCCACCATGGCAGCTGAGTTCACCCAGGACCAGGAAAGCATCGTGCACCAAACCCCCGCTGGCCAAAACGCCGAGTATGTCAACGCGAAAGCCAGCGACAAGAAATCCGTCGCTTCCCAgcccaacacctccaccacgcCCCCCAAGCGACCCCTTCCAGGGTGGCTGGTCTGGCTCTGGGACGCAAACGTCTCCCCGTTTAGCATCGTCCGCTTTGCCGGACCGTTGGGTCCCCGGTTCGTCTCGGGGTGGACAGCCCGCCGGTTCAACCACCTGCCTTCGCCTGAAAAGCAAGCACTGCACGATTACTCTTATGCTCTGTTCCGCCAGCGTGGGTCGGGCGAGTATGCCCTGCCGTATCTCCTCGCCCCGGGGGCGTATGCCAGATCACCAGTCATCAACCGCATTCAGGACGTCGGCCGGCAGGTCATCTCCCCCAAGACTGAAACCACCCCAGAAGTAAAAGAGCACGGTTTCCCGATTGTGTTCATGTACGGAGAAAACGACTGGAtggatgttgctggggggTATGCCGCCGaagaaaagattaaaaaGAGAATAGAGAAAGAATTGCtagaggaagggggagcaGAGAAGGAGAATGGGAGTGTAAAggttgttgtggtgaggAAGGCGGGGCATCATCTCTATGTGGATAACCCCGAGGAGTTTAATGAggttgtgaggagggagttgaaggagacgatgatggtgaatcaaaggaggaggaattag
- the SPO7 gene encoding Nem1-Spo7 phosphatase regulatory subunit (EggNog:ENOG503P0TE; COG:S), producing MADTLDSIVKGAPLSSAAGLTSRNDLSKTSGVTAEPGPGGADEKSSSPTGDPLSHTPSSPSMIYLNLLILEASLRVQYLELRARRRHHTFFLSLLTIWTAGFGYALFLAPREDGSGVGGSVYWMVETTERMCFLGGVMTGLLVWLTGIWERGVRWPRRWFTVSNRGLRGFNCKLVVMKRPWWKEALSTIGWFLTYGVFSNNGSSYRFVDPTVLREVDRELNLSKDSHPSVHVTNWDEEKGGHEEDLAPGGDYVKLLLLAKPFSPSFRENWELYRAEYWERENERRALLRVKLKERDLRLRREHGGWLWWLPWRKVVDKPSQHHPEKVAHHPHHPRHAAVLGEHKRTRSGSGTMRRGSMNLGTPGSRSTTPTLEVDDQYLGVVRKASTSSTASEKKRKKLGSASKTRPRVESRSVTPEITSPLAKESTPTKRV from the coding sequence ATGGCCGATACCCTTGACTCCATTGTCAAAGgcgcccccctctcctcggcggccGGCCTCACCTCCCGCAATGACCTCTCCAAAACAAGCGGTGTTACTGCCGAACCGGGCCCAGGAGGCGCAGATGAGAAGTCATCGTCGCCAACGGGAGatcccctctcccacacgccgtcctccccatccatGATCTACCTCAACCTTTTGATACTCGAAGCCTCCTTGCGGGTGCAGTATCTCGAGCTCCGCGCCCGGCGCCGGCATCACACTTTCTTTCTCTCGCTGCTCACGATATGGACGGCTGGGTTTGGGTACGCACTCTTTCTGGCACCAAGAGAAGACGGCTCGGGCGTGGGCGGGTCGGTATACTGGATGGTGGAAACAACAGAAAGGATGTGCTTCCTAGGTGGCGTCATGACCGGACTGCTCGTCTGGCTGACTGGGATCTGGGAAAGGGGCGTGAGGTGGCCGAGAAGGTGGTTTACGGTCAGCAACAGGGGGCTGAGGGGGTTCAACTGTAAGTTGGTGGTTATGAAAAGGCCGTGGTGGAAGGAGGCGCTGAGCACAATCGGCTGGTTTTTGACGTATGGTGTGTTTTCGAACAATGGGAGTTCTTACCGGTTTGTGGACCCGACcgtgttgagggaggtggataGGGAGTTGAATTTGAGCAAGGACTCGCATCCGAGTGTACATGTCACAAATTGGgatgaggaaaagggggggcaTGAAGAGGACCTGGCGCCGGGTGGGGATTATGTCAAGCTTCTGTTGCTGGCGAAGCCGTTCTCGCCCAGCTTCCGGGAGAACTGGGAGTTGTACAGGGCGGAGTACTGGGAAAGGGAGAACGAAAGGCGTGCTTTGTTGAGGGtgaagctcaaggagaggGACCTCAGGCTGCGAAGGGAACACGGgggttggctttggtggcttCCCTGGCgcaaggtggtggacaaACCGTCGCAGCACCATCCCGAGAAGGTAGcccatcatccacaccaccctcgccatgCGGCAGTATTGGGTGAACACAAGCGGACGAGGAGCGGGAGTGGCACcatgagaagaggaagcatGAACCTAGGAACACCAGGATCGCGAAGCACGACACCGACgctcgaggttgacgacCAATATCTCGGTGTCGTACGAAAGGCAAGCACATCTTCTACGGCGTCTGAAAAGAAGCGAAAGAAGCTAGGCTCGGCCAGCAAAACACGACCTCGTGTGGAATCGAGGTCGGTGACGCCCGAAATAACGTCGCCCTTGGCCAAAGAGTCGACGCCGACGAAAAGAGTATAG
- a CDS encoding uncharacterized protein (EggNog:ENOG503P4JE; COG:V) → MDMEREKSPIAEGVVRSAQTMRRAPELPYIHIPALLGRSSNPTLSIDPFSHLNNSSGAGDYTEEELRELFSHLDTERAIDPSLHWQYAHRRLAQPILDFLYLGPASSVKDHDFLREKGITLIFGVADARYKGILRSIQRAAEEVGIAADSVDVPHMQSMIGLFGQAAQKINAHLIAAARSDPTGQRKGKVLVVCETGNDRSAVFVTAYLMSMFGLDLVQAVHFVVLQRFCVSLTDDDKTVLQTYQDILQAKRDVTRSQGQPQDGSQGQENVRSMIKRRLSRATSSVQPQQGQGSTEDVFMEVDGDYSDDLERFKGGDEAGQRRDFAPFVSREV, encoded by the coding sequence ATGGACATGGAACGGGAAAAATCGCCCATCGCCGAAGGAGTGGTCCGCTCGGCACAAACCATGCGTCGCGCCCCTGAACTCCCATATATTCATATTCCCGCTCTCCTAGGACGGTCCAGCAACCCAACTCTGTCCATCGACCCTTTCTCGCATTTAAACAATTCCTCTGGTGCAGGTGATTACACAGAGGAGGAGCTCCGGGAGCTGTTTAGTCACCTCGACACCGAGCGAGCTATCGATCCGTCTCTCCATTGGCAGTACGCCCACCGCCGGCTGGCTCAGCCCATCCTCGATTTTCTTTACCTCGGTCCCGCCAGCAGCGTCAAAGATCATGACTTTCTTCGAGAGAAGGGGATAACGCTCATTTTTGGCGTCGCGGACGCTCGGTACAAGGGGATTCTTCGAAGCATCCAGCGCGCCGCTGAAGAAGTAGGGATAGCGGCTGACAGTGTTGACGTTCCTCACATGCAGAGCATGATCGGACTATTCGGGCAAGCTGCCCAAAAAATTAATGCTCACCTCATCGCTGCCGCGCGCTCTGATCCCACCGGTCAAAGGAAAGGCAAGgtcttggtggtgtgtgAGACTGGAAACGACCGCTCTGCCGTTTTTGTGACGGCATACCTGATGAGTATGTTTGGACTTGATCTTGTCCAGGCGGTTCACTTTGTCGTGCTGCAGCGGTTTTGCGTGTCACTTACAGACGATGACAAGACGGTACTGCAGACGTATCAGGATATCCTACAGGCGAAAAGGGATGTGACGAGGAGTCAGGGTCAGCCACAGGATGGTAGCCAGGGGCAGGAAAATGTCAGGAGCATGATCAAGAGGAGGTTGTCCAGGGCGACATCCTCCGTTCAGCCACAGCAGGGGCAGGGATCAACAGAGGATGTGTTcatggaggttgatggagatTATAGTGACGATTTGGAAAGATTCAAAGGTGGGGATGAGGCcgggcagaggagggatttTGCACCGTTTGTGTCACGGGAGGTGTAG
- a CDS encoding uncharacterized protein (COG:H; EggNog:ENOG503NXB4; MEROPS:MER0044357), translating to MPSHISIEGEKPVYERITSQPENPFATLIPDQQIAIIPSFTLESGVTLRNVPVAYTTRGTLNPEGDNAMVICHALTGSADVSDWWGPLLGRAGRAFDVTRFFIVCMNSLGSPYGTASPVTAKDGDASKGNYGPEFPLTTIRDDVRLHKLLLDELGVKQVAAVIGGSLGGMFVLEWAYLGKEYVRCVVPIATSSRHSAWGISWGEAQRQSIYADPKYEDGYYSYEDPPVTGLGAARMAALLTYRSRNSFEARFGRNTPDPSKRQAIRERPDPTTPSEAHFHIHNDGHKWKRSPPRTNSQSENIPLSPSSNNGKSRADKAADAEEAAPDPQFHGPAKESLTGGEVMPAQSTYFSAQSYLRYQGQKFVKRFDSNCYIAMTRKLDTHDVSRDRAPTVAEALALIQQPTLVLGIESDGLFTFAEQEELAAHIPDARLERIDSPEGHDAFLLQFEQVNRYILGFLKEVLPDIMEKDVGDQGVEEEGVGVVTKSSTFGEAEVGDITAW from the exons ATGCCGTCACACATCAGCATTGAGGGCGAGAAGCCAGTATATG AAAGAATCACATCTCAGCCTGAGAATCCGTTCGCTACCCTCATCCCGGACCAGCAAATCGCCATTATTCCATCCTTCACCCTCGAGTCTGGAGTGACTCTGCGCAATGTACCTGTTGCCTACACCACGAGAGGCACTCTCAACCCGGAGGGCGACAATGCCATGGTCATCTGCCACGCTCTCACTGGCAGCGCCGATGTGAGCGACTGGTGGGGCCCTCTGCTGGGCCGGGCAGGGAGAGCCTTCGACGTAACTCGCTTCTTCATCGTATGCATGAACAGCCTGGGGAGCCCATACGGAACCGCCAGTCCCGTCACCGCCAAAGACGGAGATGCCTCCAAGGGCAACTACGGACCAGAAtttcccctcaccaccatcagggATGATGTCAGGCTTCACAAGCTACTCCTAGATGAATTGGGCGTCAAGCAGGTGGCAGCCGTGATCGGCGGCTCCCTCGGTGGCATGTTTGTGTTGGAATGGGCCTACCTAGGCAAGGAGTATGTGCGGTGCGTCGTCCCCATCGCCACCTCAAGCCGACACAGTGCCTGGGGCATCAGCTGGGGGGAAGCCCAACGGCAGTCCATCTACGCCGACCCCAAGTATGAAGATGGGTATTATTCCTATGAGGACCCACCCGTCACCGGTCTCGGAGCCGCGCGCATGGCCGCCTTGCTGACGTACCGGAGCCGAAACTCGTTCGAGGCACGATTCGGCCGCAACACCCCGGATCCCTCCAAGCGGCAGGCCATCCGCGAGAGGCCGgaccccaccaccccgtcCGAAGCCCATTTCCACATACACAATGACGGGCACAAGTGGAAGCGATCCCCGCCCCGGACCAACAGCCAGAGCGAAAATATCCCGctttcgccttcttccaacAATGGGAAAAGCAGGGCAGACAAGGCTGCAGATGCGGAAGAGGCAGCCCCTGACCCTCAGTTTCACGGCCCAGCCAAGGAGAGCTTgacaggaggagaggttatGCCCGCGCAATCCACTTACTTTTCCGCGCAGTCGTACCTCCGCTACCAGGGACAGAAGTTCGTCAAGCGCTTCGACAGCAACTGTTACATCGCCATGACCCGCAAGCTGGACACCCACGACGTGAGCCGCGACCGCGCCCCGACCGTTGCCGAGGCGCTGGCTTTGATTCAGCAACCTACTCTTGTTTTGGGTATCGAGAGCGACGGGTTGTTTACTTTTGCGGAGCAGGAAGAGCTGGCGGCACATATTCCTGATGCGAGATTGGAGAGGATAGACAGCCCGGAGGGGCACGATGCTTTCCTGTTGCAGTTTGAGCAGGTGAATCGGTATATTCTTGGCTTTTTGAAGGAGGTGCTCCCAGATATTATGGAGAAGGATGTGGGTGATcagggagtggaggaggaaggggttggagttgtGACCAAGAGCAGCACGTTTGGGGAGGCAGAGGTGGGGGATATCACTGCTTGGTAG